A window of Cryptomeria japonica chromosome 3, Sugi_1.0, whole genome shotgun sequence contains these coding sequences:
- the LOC131035921 gene encoding uncharacterized protein LOC131035921 has translation MMKKIVALDLDHTLVYARSGYFAQRNHYDFMIRGGCFKSWYVQKRPHVDRLLTELAKNYKIIVFTAATKDYADAILDKLDVNNVIDVRLYRDSCTRMGRALVKDLAKLGQELKNVILVDDNPVSYKLQPENAFPVEAFTGDLSDKQLLEVIDFCDKATTCKDMREAIWKHRNELKIVID, from the coding sequence ATGATGAAGAAAATAGTTGCATTAGATCTGGATCACACACTTGTTTACGCAAGAAGCGGTTATTTTGCACAGAGAAACCATTATGATTTTATGATTAGGGGTGGATGTTTTAAAAGCTGGTATGTACAGAAAAGGCCTCATGTGGACAGACTATTGACAGAACTGGCAAAAAATTATAAAATCATAGTTTTCACTGCAGCCACCAAAGATTATGCAGATGCTATTCTGGATAAACTTGATGTTAATAATGTCATAGACGTTCGACTGTACAGAGATTCGTGTACTAGAATGGGAAGGGCATTAGTAAAAGATCTTGCTAAGCTTGGGCAAGAACTGAAGAATGTTATTTTAGTTGATGATAATCCTGTTAGCTATAAACTTCAACCAGAGAATGCATTTCCAGTGGAGGCTTTTACTGGTGATTTATCAGACAAGCAGCTTTTGGAAGTCATAGATTTTTGTGACAAAGCAACAACTTGTAAAGATATGAGGGAAGCCATATGGAAACACAGGAATGAGTTAAAAATTGTTATAGATTGA